In Terriglobales bacterium, a single window of DNA contains:
- a CDS encoding response regulator: MSDNSAAKILLVDDNSKARKLRALMLLTHGYAVDTVGSLADLGRPWEDGRYGLVLLSMASRKGREIDAWKSIQRDHPAQGFMFVLSASQRLCPLFFNGDQIRDEELSDSFLQRVEAALSLV, from the coding sequence ATGAGTGACAACTCCGCGGCAAAGATCCTGCTGGTGGATGACAACTCAAAGGCGCGCAAGCTCCGCGCCCTGATGCTGCTCACGCACGGTTATGCAGTCGATACCGTCGGCTCACTGGCTGATCTGGGCCGCCCGTGGGAAGATGGGCGCTATGGCCTGGTGCTGCTCAGCATGGCTTCCCGCAAGGGGCGGGAAATCGATGCCTGGAAAAGCATCCAGCGCGACCATCCCGCCCAGGGGTTCATGTTCGTACTCAGCGCTTCCCAGCGGCTGTGCCCGCTATTCTTCAATGGTGACCAGATCCGGGACGAGGAACTCTCGGATTCCTTCCTGCAAAGGGTCGAGGCGGCGCTTTCGCTTGTCTAG
- a CDS encoding aspartate aminotransferase family protein codes for MSKREDLIRKQKEFIFPSVSTFYPEPLVLDRGNMQHVWDIEGRQYLDFFGGIVTVSVGHCNPRVTSKLKAQVDKLQHVSTSFITEPMVDLAEKLASIAPRGIKKSYFTNSGTEANETAVQIARMHTGNYELVVLRHGYSGRSSLARSMTGMNTWRKTTLEVGIVHAMNPYCYRCPMGLKYPDCGVACAKDVENVIQTTTTGRIAGFLAEPIQGVAGFITPPKEYFKIVFNIVKQYGGDLISDEVQTAWGRTGHKWWGIEHWEVEPDIITSAKGLGNGHPVGLTMARPEIADSFQGLTISTFGGNPVTCATAKAVIEVMEEDDLRTNSAVVGKHFREKLEELQERHPLIGEVRGMGLMQALELVEDRDTKQPAAKETNALLDECRKAGLLVGKGGLYGNVIRMSPPLNITKADVDEACRMLDKAFAAVEEGRMAATK; via the coding sequence ATGTCGAAGCGTGAAGACCTTATCCGCAAGCAGAAGGAATTCATCTTCCCCTCAGTCTCGACCTTCTATCCCGAGCCGCTGGTCCTGGACCGCGGCAACATGCAGCACGTGTGGGACATCGAGGGGCGCCAGTACCTGGACTTCTTCGGCGGCATCGTGACGGTCAGCGTTGGCCACTGCAATCCGCGGGTGACCTCGAAGCTGAAGGCGCAGGTGGACAAGCTGCAGCACGTCTCCACCAGCTTCATCACCGAACCGATGGTGGACCTGGCGGAGAAGCTGGCTTCCATCGCGCCACGCGGCATCAAGAAGTCGTATTTCACCAACAGCGGCACCGAGGCCAACGAAACCGCGGTGCAGATCGCGCGCATGCACACCGGCAACTACGAGCTGGTGGTGCTGCGCCACGGCTACAGCGGCCGCTCGTCCCTGGCCCGCAGCATGACCGGCATGAACACCTGGCGCAAGACCACGCTGGAAGTCGGCATCGTGCACGCCATGAACCCGTACTGCTACCGCTGCCCCATGGGACTGAAATATCCCGACTGCGGCGTGGCCTGCGCCAAGGACGTGGAGAACGTCATCCAGACCACCACCACCGGGCGCATCGCCGGCTTCCTGGCCGAGCCCATCCAGGGCGTGGCCGGCTTCATCACCCCGCCCAAGGAATACTTCAAGATCGTCTTCAACATCGTGAAGCAGTACGGCGGTGATCTCATCTCCGACGAGGTGCAGACCGCCTGGGGCCGCACCGGACACAAGTGGTGGGGCATCGAGCATTGGGAGGTCGAGCCCGACATCATCACCTCGGCCAAGGGGCTGGGGAACGGCCACCCGGTGGGCCTGACCATGGCGCGGCCGGAGATCGCGGATTCGTTCCAGGGGCTGACCATCTCCACCTTCGGCGGCAACCCGGTGACCTGCGCCACCGCCAAGGCGGTCATCGAGGTCATGGAAGAGGACGACCTGCGCACCAACTCCGCCGTGGTGGGCAAGCACTTCCGCGAGAAGCTGGAGGAGCTGCAGGAGCGGCATCCGCTCATCGGGGAGGTGCGCGGCATGGGCCTGATGCAGGCGCTGGAGCTGGTGGAAGACCGGGACACCAAGCAGCCGGCCGCCAAAGAGACCAACGCCCTCCTCGACGAGTGCCGCAAGGCCGGACTCCTGGTGGGTAAGGGCGGGCTGTACGGCAACGTCATCCGTATGTCCCCGCCGTTGAACATCACCAAGGCGGACGTGGACGAAGCCTGCCGCATGCTCGACAAGGCCTTCGCCGCGGTGGAAGAGGGCCGCATGGCCGCCACCAAGTAA
- a CDS encoding radical SAM protein, translated as MEQHPKGSNARILLTSVFGPYARDDEFGSRAINPMELFQNQVTRAQGAFSLRMFHRSWGITMIQHNISAPCTVLDFPTRERLAEELSRERYDIVGISSIIVNLRKVREMCRMVRELSPGSTIIVGGHVAAVPGLEHMIDADHIVKGEGIAWMRRYLGEDEHAPIRHPHIISAFGAQVMGVRDRERAGGTAATFIPSVGCPMGCNFCTTSAFFGGKGKSVNFYETGDELFQVLCDIEAALGVQSFFVMDENFLLNHQRALQLLQRMKEHGKAWIFYVFSSANAIRKYTMEELVELGISWIWLGLESPRSGYAKLNGTDTLALARELRAHGIKVLGSTIVGMEHHTPQNIEEEIEFAVSHDTDFHQFMLYTPVPGTPLYEQMKEEGRLLEHMDLADIHGQFKFNFRHAAISHGDSKRFLDWAFRRDFERNGPSLFRVCRTTLEGWKRYKDHPDERVRRRFEWEARDLKATYAWLLWAMEKRLRKQNPPVSAKIRSLRRELSREFGVLRTRLLAGVIGPAILWMHKREEKRLAAGVTYEPPTILERRNWASV; from the coding sequence ATGGAACAACATCCCAAAGGTTCGAACGCCCGCATCCTGCTCACCAGCGTGTTTGGCCCGTACGCGCGCGACGACGAGTTCGGCAGCCGCGCCATCAATCCCATGGAGCTCTTCCAGAACCAGGTGACCCGCGCCCAGGGCGCGTTCTCCCTGCGCATGTTCCACCGCTCCTGGGGGATCACCATGATCCAGCACAATATCTCCGCCCCCTGCACGGTATTGGATTTCCCCACGCGGGAGAGGCTCGCCGAGGAGCTCAGCCGGGAGCGCTATGACATCGTCGGCATCAGCTCCATCATCGTGAATCTGCGCAAAGTGCGGGAGATGTGCCGCATGGTGCGGGAGCTGTCGCCGGGGAGCACGATCATCGTGGGCGGGCACGTTGCCGCCGTTCCCGGGCTGGAGCACATGATCGACGCCGACCACATCGTGAAGGGCGAAGGCATCGCCTGGATGCGGCGCTACCTGGGCGAAGACGAGCACGCGCCTATCCGCCACCCGCACATCATCTCCGCCTTCGGCGCCCAGGTGATGGGCGTGCGAGATCGGGAGCGCGCCGGCGGCACCGCCGCCACCTTCATCCCCTCGGTCGGCTGTCCCATGGGCTGCAACTTCTGCACCACCTCCGCGTTCTTCGGCGGCAAAGGCAAGTCCGTGAACTTCTACGAGACCGGTGACGAGCTCTTCCAGGTGCTGTGCGACATCGAGGCCGCCCTGGGGGTGCAGTCGTTCTTCGTCATGGACGAGAACTTCCTGCTCAATCATCAGCGGGCGCTGCAGCTCCTGCAGCGCATGAAGGAGCACGGGAAGGCGTGGATCTTCTACGTCTTTTCCTCGGCCAACGCCATCCGCAAGTACACCATGGAGGAGCTGGTGGAGTTGGGGATCTCCTGGATCTGGCTGGGGCTGGAGTCGCCGCGCTCCGGATACGCCAAGCTGAACGGCACCGACACCCTGGCGCTGGCCCGCGAGCTGCGCGCGCACGGCATCAAGGTGCTGGGCTCCACCATCGTGGGCATGGAGCACCACACGCCCCAGAACATCGAAGAAGAGATCGAGTTCGCCGTCTCCCACGACACCGACTTCCACCAGTTCATGCTCTACACGCCGGTGCCGGGCACGCCTCTGTATGAACAGATGAAGGAGGAAGGCCGGCTGCTCGAGCACATGGACCTGGCCGACATCCACGGCCAATTCAAGTTCAACTTCCGGCACGCCGCCATCTCGCACGGCGATTCCAAGCGCTTCCTCGACTGGGCTTTTCGCCGCGATTTTGAGCGCAACGGCCCCAGCCTGTTCCGCGTCTGCCGCACGACGCTCGAGGGCTGGAAGCGCTACAAGGACCACCCCGACGAGCGGGTGCGCCGTCGCTTCGAGTGGGAGGCGCGCGACCTGAAAGCGACTTACGCCTGGCTGCTGTGGGCGATGGAGAAGCGTCTGAGGAAGCAGAATCCCCCGGTGAGCGCGAAGATCCGTTCCTTGCGTCGCGAGCTGTCGCGGGAGTTCGGGGTCCTGCGGACCCGCCTGCTGGCGGGCGTGATCGGCCCCGCCATCCTGTGGATGCACAAGCGCGAGGAGAAGCGCCTGGCCGCGGGCGTCACCTACGAGCCGCCCACCATCCTGGAGCGCAGGAATTGGGCCTCAGTCTAG
- a CDS encoding cold-shock protein — MEQGTVKWFNDAKGFGFISRQNGEDVFVHFSAIQASGFRSLQEGQAVQFTVTKGPKGLQAENVQPL; from the coding sequence ATGGAACAAGGAACAGTGAAGTGGTTTAACGACGCCAAAGGGTTCGGCTTTATCAGCCGGCAGAATGGCGAAGACGTGTTCGTGCATTTCTCGGCCATCCAGGCGAGCGGTTTCCGCAGCCTGCAGGAAGGCCAGGCCGTGCAGTTCACGGTGACCAAGGGTCCGAAGGGACTCCAGGCAGAGAACGTTCAGCCGCTCTAA
- a CDS encoding PBP1A family penicillin-binding protein, with translation MALYSDLPPISVGGRKYVGRVLFAFLVVAAAAIGAIGGLLVVYTTDLPQVTQLERYRPSSVTELYDDQGRVIGSFALQRRVIAAYEDFPKSLRDAVISTEDKDFEKHWGINFWRVLGAAYRDLVAGSRAQGASTLTMQLSRNLFLSADRTYGRKIQEIMLAIQIERRFTKPQIFTLYANQIFLGHGVYGFEAGAQYYFNKPARQLALEEAAVLAALPKAPNYYSPINNPERCVRRRNLVLDNMVEDGKITKEEGERAKRAPLKLNLQSGNNWLAPYFVEEIRRYLERKYGSDEVHTGGLRVYTSLNRDLQATANQAVLDGVAAYERRHGWKGRLKNVIAMGNTLDGYSDPDWDQPIGPNSYVHALVTAASDKSATLKLGRYTASITTAEMKWTGRKRPVEILSAGDIAYVKVLSLADTVAKVQLEQDSGAQGALLAIDNSTGDIKAMVGGRDFDESKFNRSTQALRQVGSSFKPYVYTALIDNGGSPDDVVLDAPITFQTASGPYTPHNYDGKFEGNITVRRAIAFSRNIPALKLEQKVGVEKVIEYARRFGITSPLPPVIPLALGAADITLYEQTAAFSTFPNDGVRVTPRYIRKVTDYEGRVLEESYTEVKDVISAQTARVMVSLLQGVVQHGTAYAASTLKHPLAGKTGTTNDFTDAWFIGFSPSITCGVWLGFDEKKTLGNKETGALAALPIWMQFMKAAIAGHEKEDFAAPPEIPRGMALKLDTPDVAPGDREGH, from the coding sequence ATGGCCCTTTATTCGGATCTTCCTCCCATCAGTGTAGGCGGACGGAAGTACGTCGGCCGGGTGCTGTTCGCCTTCCTGGTGGTGGCGGCGGCGGCCATCGGGGCCATCGGCGGCCTGCTGGTGGTCTACACCACCGACCTTCCTCAGGTGACGCAACTGGAGCGCTACCGGCCCAGTTCGGTCACCGAGTTGTATGACGACCAGGGCCGCGTGATCGGCTCCTTCGCCCTGCAGCGCCGCGTCATCGCTGCTTACGAGGATTTTCCCAAGTCGCTGCGCGATGCGGTGATCTCCACCGAGGACAAGGACTTCGAGAAGCACTGGGGCATCAATTTCTGGCGCGTCCTGGGCGCCGCCTACCGGGACCTGGTGGCGGGCAGCCGGGCGCAGGGCGCCTCGACGCTGACCATGCAGCTCTCCCGCAACCTGTTCCTCTCCGCCGACCGCACCTACGGCCGCAAGATCCAGGAGATCATGCTGGCCATCCAGATCGAGCGGCGCTTCACCAAGCCCCAGATCTTCACCCTCTACGCCAACCAGATCTTCCTCGGGCACGGCGTGTATGGCTTTGAGGCCGGCGCCCAGTACTACTTCAATAAGCCCGCGCGTCAGCTCGCCCTGGAAGAGGCCGCGGTGCTCGCCGCGCTGCCCAAGGCGCCCAATTACTATTCGCCGATCAACAACCCGGAGCGCTGCGTCCGGCGGCGCAATCTGGTCCTCGACAACATGGTGGAGGACGGCAAGATCACCAAGGAAGAAGGCGAGCGGGCCAAGCGCGCTCCCCTGAAGCTCAACCTGCAGAGCGGGAACAACTGGCTGGCCCCCTATTTCGTCGAGGAGATCCGCCGCTACCTGGAGCGCAAGTACGGCAGCGACGAGGTGCACACCGGAGGCTTGCGGGTGTACACGTCGCTGAACCGGGACCTGCAGGCCACGGCCAACCAGGCGGTGCTGGACGGCGTAGCCGCCTACGAGCGCCGCCACGGCTGGAAGGGCCGGCTCAAGAACGTCATCGCCATGGGGAACACGCTCGATGGCTACTCAGATCCCGACTGGGACCAACCCATCGGGCCCAATTCCTACGTACACGCGCTGGTGACGGCGGCGAGCGACAAATCAGCGACGCTGAAGCTGGGGCGCTACACCGCCAGCATCACCACCGCCGAGATGAAGTGGACCGGCCGCAAGCGGCCGGTCGAGATCCTCTCCGCCGGCGACATCGCGTACGTCAAGGTGCTCTCGCTCGCCGACACCGTCGCCAAGGTCCAGCTGGAGCAGGATTCCGGGGCACAGGGAGCGCTGCTGGCCATCGACAACTCCACCGGCGACATCAAGGCCATGGTCGGCGGGCGCGATTTCGACGAATCCAAGTTCAACCGCTCCACCCAGGCGCTGCGCCAGGTGGGCTCGTCCTTCAAGCCCTACGTCTACACGGCGTTGATCGACAACGGCGGGTCGCCCGACGACGTCGTCCTGGACGCGCCCATCACCTTCCAGACCGCCTCCGGGCCCTACACGCCGCACAACTACGACGGCAAGTTCGAAGGGAACATCACCGTGCGCCGGGCCATCGCCTTCTCCCGCAACATTCCCGCCCTGAAGCTGGAGCAGAAGGTGGGGGTGGAGAAAGTCATCGAGTACGCGCGGCGCTTCGGCATCACCTCCCCGCTGCCCCCGGTGATCCCGCTGGCCCTGGGCGCCGCCGACATCACCCTGTACGAGCAGACCGCCGCCTTCAGCACCTTTCCCAACGACGGCGTCCGTGTCACTCCGCGCTACATCCGCAAAGTGACCGACTACGAAGGCCGGGTGCTGGAGGAGAGCTACACCGAGGTCAAGGATGTCATCAGCGCGCAGACCGCGCGGGTGATGGTCTCGCTGCTTCAGGGCGTGGTGCAGCACGGCACAGCATACGCGGCCAGCACCCTCAAGCACCCGCTGGCCGGCAAGACCGGCACCACCAACGATTTCACCGACGCCTGGTTCATCGGCTTCTCACCCTCGATCACCTGCGGAGTGTGGCTGGGCTTTGACGAGAAGAAGACGCTGGGCAACAAGGAGACAGGCGCCCTGGCAGCGCTGCCCATCTGGATGCAGTTCATGAAGGCCGCCATCGCGGGGCACGAGAAGGAAGACTTCGCCGCCCCGCCCGAGATCCCGCGCGGCATGGCCCTTAAGCTCGATACTCCGGACGTCGCGCCCGGCGACCGCGAAGGCCACTGA
- a CDS encoding ABC transporter permease, whose product MSRLDDILGQSVGALRAHKLRASLTILGLMMGVATLIAVMTIVQGANLYVESKIANLGTDVFQMARTPFVVTDWDAVIKALRYKRVEMDDLRAVSERCTSCVLVGASASATVHVRYQDKELSDISIIGHTANMAEIDTRTIELGRYFSDSEDRGMANVAIVGQTLVDQFFPGVDPLGRVLRVNNEEFRVVGTCERIGSVLGQEQDNFMIVPLRSYLRQFGSRSSLTINVKAAGSGVPFNKAMDEARLILRGRRHLQPGQPEDFFIGTKESYISLWNSISGAFFAVFVMVSAISAVVGGIVIMNVMLVSVTERTKEIGVRRAVGATQRDIRRQFLLESVLQCIIGGAAGILGGFTCAVMLRNFTSFPAAVQTWVAILGLVLSSAIGLFFGIYPATRAARLDPVEALRAE is encoded by the coding sequence GTGTCCCGGCTCGACGACATCCTCGGCCAAAGCGTAGGCGCGCTGCGCGCCCACAAGCTGCGCGCCTCGCTGACCATCCTCGGTCTGATGATGGGAGTCGCCACCCTGATCGCGGTCATGACCATCGTCCAGGGCGCGAACCTCTATGTCGAGAGCAAGATCGCGAACCTGGGCACGGACGTGTTCCAGATGGCCAGGACCCCCTTCGTGGTCACCGACTGGGACGCGGTCATCAAGGCGCTGCGCTACAAGCGCGTCGAGATGGACGACCTGCGCGCGGTGTCGGAACGCTGCACCAGTTGCGTGCTGGTCGGGGCCTCGGCCTCCGCCACCGTGCACGTGCGTTACCAGGACAAAGAGCTCAGCGACATCAGCATCATCGGGCACACCGCCAACATGGCGGAGATCGACACCCGCACCATCGAGCTCGGCCGCTACTTCAGCGACTCGGAGGACCGTGGCATGGCCAACGTGGCCATCGTCGGGCAGACGCTCGTGGACCAGTTCTTCCCCGGGGTCGATCCGCTGGGCCGGGTGCTGCGGGTGAACAATGAGGAGTTCCGCGTCGTCGGCACCTGCGAGCGCATCGGCTCGGTACTCGGCCAGGAGCAGGACAATTTCATGATCGTCCCGCTGCGCTCTTATCTGCGCCAGTTCGGCAGCCGCTCCAGCCTCACCATCAACGTGAAGGCGGCCGGGTCCGGCGTGCCCTTCAACAAGGCGATGGACGAAGCCCGCCTCATCCTGCGCGGACGCCGGCACCTCCAGCCCGGCCAGCCCGAAGACTTCTTCATCGGCACCAAGGAGAGCTACATCTCCTTGTGGAACTCCATCAGCGGCGCCTTTTTCGCCGTCTTCGTGATGGTGAGCGCGATCTCCGCCGTGGTCGGCGGGATCGTGATCATGAACGTGATGCTGGTGAGCGTGACCGAGCGCACCAAGGAGATCGGCGTGCGCCGCGCGGTCGGCGCCACCCAGCGCGACATCCGGCGGCAGTTCCTGCTGGAAAGCGTCCTGCAGTGCATCATCGGGGGGGCCGCCGGCATCCTGGGCGGCTTCACCTGCGCGGTGATGCTGCGCAATTTCACTTCTTTCCCGGCGGCGGTGCAGACCTGGGTGGCGATCCTCGGACTGGTCCTCAGTTCCGCCATCGGCCTGTTCTTCGGCATCTATCCTGCGACCCGCGCGGCGCGCCTTGATCCGGTGGAGGCCCTGAGGGCGGAATGA
- a CDS encoding ABC transporter permease: protein MTRHDLKENLLNALATLRGHKVRSGLTVLGIVIGVTSVISVASIIDGLNLYIQKRVESFGSRTYFISRIPFGQPPDRLPEKMRSRRYLEVGHAEYLRSACPDIELATPFKTRAFFFGQSNEMHVGDKRVERVILRGAQPDYVDAIPLFSVSEGRFLSRFDEEHARDVAVLGAAVADSLFPNADPVGKTAYLNGRLYEVIGVFEKDPGLFGGGGVDAFVMIPLSNFQKNYPESKETHIAFTIPRNGDPQRGVDEVTEAMRRIRHLRHDQDSDFEVISSDFLTQLWNQLTGALVILTGVISSVGLLVGGIGVMNIMLISVTERTREIGVRRAMGARKSDIRVQFLLESVLLTSTGGALGIMIGIVVAAVVRNAFASVPATVSLFWVAAGVAMSVGVGLFFGSYPANRAANLDPIVCLRYE, encoded by the coding sequence ATGACGCGCCACGACCTCAAGGAGAACCTGCTGAACGCTCTGGCCACCTTGCGCGGCCACAAGGTGCGCTCCGGGCTGACCGTGCTGGGCATCGTCATCGGCGTGACCTCGGTGATCTCGGTAGCTTCCATCATCGACGGCCTGAACCTGTACATCCAGAAGCGGGTCGAGTCGTTCGGCTCGCGGACCTACTTCATCTCGCGCATCCCCTTCGGGCAGCCGCCCGACCGGCTGCCCGAGAAGATGCGCTCTCGCCGCTATCTCGAGGTCGGCCACGCGGAATACCTGCGTAGCGCCTGCCCCGACATCGAGCTTGCTACCCCCTTCAAGACCCGGGCCTTCTTCTTCGGCCAGAGCAACGAGATGCACGTGGGCGACAAGCGCGTGGAACGAGTCATCCTGCGGGGCGCCCAGCCGGATTATGTGGACGCCATCCCCCTGTTCTCGGTCAGCGAGGGCCGTTTCCTCTCCCGCTTCGATGAGGAGCACGCGCGCGACGTCGCGGTCCTGGGGGCGGCGGTCGCTGATTCCCTCTTCCCCAATGCCGATCCGGTCGGGAAGACCGCTTACTTGAACGGCAGGCTGTACGAAGTGATCGGCGTCTTTGAAAAGGACCCTGGGCTGTTCGGGGGCGGTGGCGTGGATGCCTTCGTGATGATCCCGTTGTCCAACTTCCAGAAGAACTATCCGGAGTCGAAGGAGACCCACATCGCCTTCACGATTCCGCGGAACGGCGACCCGCAACGGGGGGTGGACGAGGTCACCGAGGCGATGCGCCGCATCCGCCACCTGCGCCACGACCAGGACAGCGATTTCGAGGTCATCTCCTCCGATTTCCTGACCCAGCTTTGGAACCAGCTCACCGGCGCACTGGTCATTCTGACCGGCGTGATCAGCTCCGTCGGCCTGTTGGTGGGCGGCATCGGGGTGATGAATATCATGCTGATCTCGGTCACCGAACGCACCCGCGAGATCGGTGTGCGGCGCGCCATGGGCGCCCGCAAGTCCGACATCCGGGTGCAGTTCCTGCTGGAATCGGTGCTCCTGACCAGCACTGGCGGCGCGCTCGGCATCATGATCGGCATCGTCGTCGCCGCGGTTGTGCGCAACGCCTTCGCATCCGTGCCTGCTACCGTCTCGTTGTTCTGGGTCGCCGCCGGCGTGGCCATGTCCGTGGGTGTCGGCCTGTTCTTCGGTTCTTACCCGGCAAACCGCGCCGCCAACCTCGACCCCATCGTCTGCCTGCGCTACGAATAA
- a CDS encoding S41 family peptidase, translating to MSKSLKVAVLSISVVVVLVAVVGGLGVKASSDDGAYRQLGVYSEVLSRIRTEYVEDPNIPKVTDGALHGLLESLDANSSYLNPAQYKQYKEHKSDGKGTIGAAVSKRYGYAAVISTLPGGPADKAGVDTGDIIEAIEGRSTREMSLAEVNTLLSGQPGSNVSISIVRTRKVEPQKLTITRTIVSVPPATDKLLEDGIGYIRVDALTKGKAQEIAAKIKDLQKQGAKKLVLDLRNVAIGEEEEGIAAANLFLNHGVITYIQGQKYGRKTFDADPSKAITNLPPMPLAVLVNRGTAGAAEIVAAAVLDNARGDVLGDKTFGVGSVQNLINMPDGSALILSVAKYYTPNGKAIQDSAVTPNILVADQDDEAVLPDENETESVPPEERKTNKNDEQLKRAIDVLKAKPLKA from the coding sequence ATGTCCAAAAGCCTGAAGGTAGCAGTTCTGAGCATCTCCGTGGTCGTCGTGCTGGTTGCCGTAGTCGGCGGCCTGGGAGTGAAGGCCTCGAGCGACGATGGCGCGTATCGCCAGCTCGGCGTGTACAGCGAAGTGCTGTCGCGCATCCGCACCGAATACGTCGAAGACCCCAACATCCCGAAGGTCACCGACGGCGCCCTGCACGGCCTGCTGGAATCGCTCGACGCCAATTCCAGCTACCTGAATCCCGCGCAGTACAAGCAGTACAAGGAGCACAAGAGCGACGGCAAGGGCACCATCGGGGCGGCCGTCTCGAAGCGCTACGGTTACGCGGCAGTGATCTCGACCCTCCCGGGCGGCCCCGCGGACAAGGCGGGGGTGGACACGGGCGACATCATCGAGGCCATCGAGGGCCGCAGTACGCGCGAGATGTCGCTGGCCGAGGTCAACACGCTGCTCAGCGGGCAGCCCGGCTCGAACGTGAGTATCTCCATCGTGCGCACCCGCAAGGTGGAGCCACAGAAGCTCACCATCACCCGGACCATCGTGAGCGTCCCGCCGGCCACGGACAAGCTGCTGGAGGACGGCATCGGCTACATCCGTGTGGACGCCCTTACCAAGGGCAAGGCGCAGGAGATTGCGGCCAAGATCAAGGACCTGCAGAAACAGGGCGCCAAGAAGCTGGTGCTCGACCTGCGCAATGTGGCGATCGGCGAGGAGGAAGAAGGTATCGCGGCCGCCAATCTCTTCCTGAACCACGGGGTCATCACCTACATCCAGGGCCAGAAGTACGGGCGCAAGACCTTTGACGCCGATCCTTCCAAGGCCATCACCAATCTGCCGCCCATGCCGCTGGCGGTGCTGGTGAATCGGGGCACCGCCGGCGCGGCCGAGATCGTGGCCGCCGCCGTGCTCGACAACGCCCGCGGGGACGTGCTCGGCGACAAGACCTTCGGCGTGGGTTCGGTCCAGAACCTCATCAACATGCCCGACGGCTCGGCCCTCATCCTGTCTGTGGCCAAGTACTACACGCCCAACGGCAAGGCCATCCAGGATTCGGCCGTCACGCCGAACATCCTGGTCGCGGACCAGGACGACGAAGCGGTGCTGCCCGACGAGAACGAGACCGAGAGCGTTCCGCCCGAGGAACGCAAGACCAACAAGAACGACGAGCAGCTTAAGCGCGCCATCGATGTGCTGAAGGCGAAGCCGCTGAAGGCGTAG
- a CDS encoding redoxin domain-containing protein, translating into MPPLGFRCRAVPLALSGKRAGESYAPERFRAPRVCGPGIFFTSGVLSVFFVNDVVCLVMVPFLGALVVVDRLACDLSLFSPLTTIECSPSIGGRSSSAEEPRMALKVGEMAPDFEVPAVVGDKRQKVKLSDFKGKKHVVLAFYPLDWTPVUTAQMPAYNADLDKFAGFDAQVVGISVDSIPSHIAWQKKDIGLLNYPLGSDFYPHGSVAQKFGVLRQGDPIPGINERAVFIIDKGGKVVFSKIYPLDQQPDNEDVFEVLRKL; encoded by the coding sequence ATGCCTCCTCTCGGGTTCCGATGCCGCGCTGTTCCGCTCGCGTTATCTGGAAAACGTGCAGGGGAATCATACGCTCCGGAGAGGTTCCGTGCCCCGCGTGTGTGTGGGCCGGGAATCTTCTTCACCAGCGGGGTGCTCTCGGTATTCTTCGTCAACGATGTCGTGTGCCTGGTGATGGTGCCGTTCCTGGGCGCTCTGGTTGTGGTGGATCGGCTAGCCTGTGACTTGTCCCTTTTTTCCCCGCTGACTACAATCGAATGTTCGCCATCGATTGGCGGACGAAGCAGTAGTGCGGAGGAACCCCGAATGGCGTTGAAAGTCGGTGAAATGGCGCCGGACTTCGAGGTCCCTGCGGTCGTCGGCGACAAGAGGCAGAAGGTAAAGCTGAGCGACTTCAAGGGCAAGAAGCATGTCGTCCTGGCCTTTTATCCTCTTGATTGGACCCCGGTTTGAACCGCACAGATGCCGGCGTATAACGCGGACCTCGACAAGTTCGCCGGCTTCGATGCCCAGGTCGTGGGCATAAGCGTGGACTCGATCCCCAGCCACATCGCGTGGCAGAAGAAAGATATCGGCTTGCTGAACTATCCCCTGGGCAGCGATTTCTATCCCCATGGCTCGGTGGCACAGAAGTTCGGCGTGCTGCGGCAGGGCGACCCCATCCCCGGCATCAACGAGCGTGCCGTGTTCATCATCGATAAGGGAGGGAAGGTCGTCTTCAGCAAGATCTATCCCCTCGACCAGCAGCCCGACAACGAGGATGTGTTCGAGGTGTTGCGCAAGCTGTAG